The Mycolicibacterium cosmeticum DNA window TCCGGGTCCCGCGGGCTGCTCATGCTGCCGCCTCGCAGGCTCGGCCGCAGCGTGGCGGCCGATGATTCGCTCCGCAAGCGTCGCTCATGCGTGCCAGTATCCCAGTTCCCAAACGAAGAGCCGCTAATGGGACAATCTGCAGCTATGACGCCTACGCGCCGGGAAGCGCCGGACCGCAACCTTGCCCTCGAACTCGTCCGTGTCACCGAGGCCGGTGCCATGGCCGCCGGCCGCTGGGTAGGCCGCGGCGACAAGGAAGGCGGTGACGGCGCCGCCGTCGACGCCATGCGCGAGCTGGTGAACTCCGTCTCGATGCGCGGTGTGGTGGTCATCGGCGAAGGCGAGAAGGACAACGCCCCGATGCTCTACAACGGCGAAGAGGTCGGCAACGGCGACGGCCCGGACTGCGATTTCGCCGTCGACCCGGTCGACGGCACCACCCTGATGAGCAAGGGCATGCCCAACGCCATCTCGGTGCTGGCGGTGGCCGAGCGCGGCGCCATGTTCGACCCGTCGGCGGTGTTCTACATGAACAAGATCGCCGGTGGACCGGATGTCGCCGACTTCATCGACATCACCTCCCCGATCGCGGCCAACATCCAGCGCATCGCCAAGGTCCGCAAGGCGTCGGTCTCCGACATCACCGTCTGCATCCTGGACCGGCCCCGGCACACCAAGCTGATGGCCGAGGTTCGCGAGGCCGGGGCGCGGATCCGGCTGATCTCCGACGGCGACGTCGCCGGTGCGATCTCGGCCTGCCGGCCGGATTCCGGAACCGACCTGCTGGCCGGTATCGGCGGCACGCCGGAGGGCATCATCACCGCCGCCGCGATCCGCTGCATGGGCGGCGAGATCCAGGCCACCCTCGCGCCGACCGACGACGAGGAACGCCAGAAGGCCATCGACCGCGGCCACGACCTGGACCGGGTGCTGACCACCAAGGACCTGGTGTCCGGCGAGAACGTCTTCTTCTGCGCCACCGGCGTCACCGACGGCGACCTGCTCAAGGGTGTCCGGTACTTCGGTGGCGGCTGCACCACCCAGTCGATCGTGATGCGGTCGAAGTCCGGCACCGTCCGGATGATCGACGCCTACCACCGGCTCTCCAAGCTCAACGAGTACTCCGCGGTGGACTTCACCGGGGACAAGTCCGCGGCCTATCCGCTTCCCTAAGAAAGGCAATTGATGACCGACAGCGCAGTCGACGCCGAGTACCGTATCGAGCACGACACCATGGGCGAGGTCCGGGTTCCGGCCAAGGCCCTGTGGCGGGCCCAGACGCAGCGGGCGGTGGAGAACTTCCCGATTTCGTTCCGCGGCCTGGAGCGCACCCAGATCCGTGCACTGGGCCTGCTCAAAGGCGCCTGCGCACAGGTGAACAAGGATCTCGGTCTGCTGGCCCCGGAGAAGGCCGACGCCATCATCGCCGCGGCCGGTGAGATCGCCGACGGGCTGCACGACGACCAGTTCCCCATCGACGTGTTCCAGACCGGTTCGGGCACCAGCTCGAACATGAACGCCAACGAGGTGATCGCCTCCATCGCGGCGGCCAACGGCGTGACGGTGCACCCCAACGACGACGTCAACATGTCGCAGAGCTCCAACGACACCTTCCCCACCGCGACCCACATCGCGGCCACCGAAGCCGCCGTGCGCCACCTCATCCCGGCGCTGGAGATCCTGCACGAGTCGCTGGCGGCCAAGGCCAAGCAGTGGCGCACCGTGGTGAAGTCCGGGCGCACCCACCTGATGGACGCCGTCCCGGTGACCCTGGGCCAGGAGTTCGGTGGCTACGCCCGCCAGATCGAGGCCGGTATCGAGCGGGTCAAGGCGACCCTGCCCCGGCTCGGCGAGCTGGCCATCGGTGGCACCGCCGTCGGCACCGGCCTGAACGCTCCGGACGGGTTCGGCGCCAAGGTGGTCGAGGTGCTGGTGGCTCAGACCGGTATCGCCGAATTGCGCACCGCCAAGGACTCTTTCGAGGCGCAAGCGGCCCGCGACGGGCTGGTCGAGGCGTCCGGCGCACTGAAGACGATCGCGGCGTCGCTGACCAAGATCGCCAACGATGTGCGCTGGATGGGTTCCGGCCCGCTGACCGGCCTCGGCGAGATCGCACTGCCGGACCTGCAGCCGGGCAGCTCGATCATGCCGGGCAAGGTGAATCCCGTTCTGCCCGAGGCGGTTACCCAGGTGGCCGCCCAGGTCATCGGCAACGACGCCGCCGTCACCGTCGGCGGCCTGTCCGGCGCCTTCGAGCTGAACGTCTACATCCCGATGATGGCGCGCAATGTGCTGGAGTCGTTCACCCTGTTGTCGAACGTGTCGAAGTTGTTCGCCACCAAGTGCATCGACGGCCTGGTGGCCAACGAGGCGCACCTGCGCGAGCTGGCCGAGTCGTCGCCGTCCATCGTGACGCCGCTGAACTCGGCGATCGGCTACGAGGAAGCCGCCAAGGTGGCCAAGCAGGCGCTGAAGGAGAAGAAGACGATCCGCCAGACCGTGATCGACCGCGGCCTGATCGGCGACAAGCTCTCCGAGGCCGAGCTGGACAAGCGCCTCGACGTGCTGGCCATGGCCAAGGTGAAGCCGGGCGAGTAACGGATTTGCGCCAGGTGTGAACGTCGCGGCGATTACTGCCGCGACGTTCGCACCAGCCGGTCGGGTGCGACGAAGGTGATTCCCGGCCAGGCCGTCAGGCTGTGCAGCAGCAGGCTCAACGTCACGGTGATCACCACCGCTTCGGTGATGACGGCGGCGTTCTGGATCCCGCCATGGCCGAGCACCAACAGGCCCAGCACCAGGGTGCCGATGCCGCGCGGGCCGAACCACCCGATGAACAGCCGGCTGCGCATCGGCACGTCGGTGCCGATCAGCGCCAGCTGCACCGCCACCGGGCGCACCAACACCAGCGCCGCCACGCAGAACAGCACGGTGCGCCAATCGATCTCGCGCCAGCCCAGGAACACCGCGTAGCCGCCGAAGATGGCGAACACCACCAGCTCGAGCACCTGCCCGGCGGCGTCGGACACCTGGGTGGGCACCGAGGTCTGCGCATGCCGGGCCACCGCGGCGAAACCCAGGCCGCCGACGAACGCGGCGACGAAGCCACTGGAATGCACCCGCTCAGCCACCCCGAAGCACACCAAAGCCATTGCGACGGTGGCCAATTGAGCCCACGTGCCGTTCATCCAGCCGCGCCGCCATGACGCCACCACGACCACGCCGCCGACCAGCCCGATGACCGCCCCGAGCGCCACCGCGACCAACTCGGTGTGCACCAGATACCAACTCCAGTGGGTCACATCGCGGTCGGCGTGTTCGGAGGCCAGCGCCAGCGCCGCGAGCGCTGCGGCCAAGGCGAACCCGTCATAGCAGCCGCTTTCCACCGACAGCGCGTGCCGGACCCGCTCCGGGATGCGCTGGTCCTCCAGCAGGGCGTCGATCAGGGCCACCTCGGTCGGCGCCATGACGGCGGCCAGGCACACCGCCTCCCACAGCGGCAGCACGGGCAGCAACACCACTGCCGTCAGCGTTCCGAGCAGCAACGCCAACGGGATACCGACGATGAGCAG harbors:
- the glpX gene encoding class II fructose-bisphosphatase, whose amino-acid sequence is MTPTRREAPDRNLALELVRVTEAGAMAAGRWVGRGDKEGGDGAAVDAMRELVNSVSMRGVVVIGEGEKDNAPMLYNGEEVGNGDGPDCDFAVDPVDGTTLMSKGMPNAISVLAVAERGAMFDPSAVFYMNKIAGGPDVADFIDITSPIAANIQRIAKVRKASVSDITVCILDRPRHTKLMAEVREAGARIRLISDGDVAGAISACRPDSGTDLLAGIGGTPEGIITAAAIRCMGGEIQATLAPTDDEERQKAIDRGHDLDRVLTTKDLVSGENVFFCATGVTDGDLLKGVRYFGGGCTTQSIVMRSKSGTVRMIDAYHRLSKLNEYSAVDFTGDKSAAYPLP
- a CDS encoding class II fumarate hydratase; protein product: MTDSAVDAEYRIEHDTMGEVRVPAKALWRAQTQRAVENFPISFRGLERTQIRALGLLKGACAQVNKDLGLLAPEKADAIIAAAGEIADGLHDDQFPIDVFQTGSGTSSNMNANEVIASIAAANGVTVHPNDDVNMSQSSNDTFPTATHIAATEAAVRHLIPALEILHESLAAKAKQWRTVVKSGRTHLMDAVPVTLGQEFGGYARQIEAGIERVKATLPRLGELAIGGTAVGTGLNAPDGFGAKVVEVLVAQTGIAELRTAKDSFEAQAARDGLVEASGALKTIAASLTKIANDVRWMGSGPLTGLGEIALPDLQPGSSIMPGKVNPVLPEAVTQVAAQVIGNDAAVTVGGLSGAFELNVYIPMMARNVLESFTLLSNVSKLFATKCIDGLVANEAHLRELAESSPSIVTPLNSAIGYEEAAKVAKQALKEKKTIRQTVIDRGLIGDKLSEAELDKRLDVLAMAKVKPGE
- a CDS encoding cation:proton antiporter domain-containing protein, coding for MHTGTALALTLLVLLYAVISGLVSRWYLAPGLVFVLMGMMLGPFGFDVIAADDTRTFNILAQLALTVILFNQAASLDLAAAVRRGHATFRLLIVGIPLALLLGTLTAVVLLPVLPLWEAVCLAAVMAPTEVALIDALLEDQRIPERVRHALSVESGCYDGFALAAALAALALASEHADRDVTHWSWYLVHTELVAVALGAVIGLVGGVVVVASWRRGWMNGTWAQLATVAMALVCFGVAERVHSSGFVAAFVGGLGFAAVARHAQTSVPTQVSDAAGQVLELVVFAIFGGYAVFLGWREIDWRTVLFCVAALVLVRPVAVQLALIGTDVPMRSRLFIGWFGPRGIGTLVLGLLVLGHGGIQNAAVITEAVVITVTLSLLLHSLTAWPGITFVAPDRLVRTSRQ